A genome region from Chitinophagales bacterium includes the following:
- the ccoG gene encoding cytochrome c oxidase accessory protein CcoG: protein MDNSDNGSEFLKPETYRDTVSTVTIDGKRKWIYALKPSGKFYNWRSILAAIYLLAFFIMPFIKIDGQPFLMINIIESKFVIFSKPFWPQDFYIFAFGMITFLIFIILFTVIYGRVFCGWICPQTIFMEFVFRKIEWWIDGNPMQQQKLHQMEWNAEKIRKRVLKIVIFFLVSFLIAHTFLSYILGVDEVLKILSEPLSDHILLFLGLLFFTFLFFSVYYFVREIVCTTICPYGRLQGVMFDNNTMQVAYDYVRGETRERYSKNRERQGGDCVDCHKCVDVCPTGIDIRNGLQMECVGCTACIDACNEIMDKFGFERNLIRFASKENIEKKEGFKFTTRVKAYTILLTILAGILLTLIFTRSSVSSYLNRVGGQLYQEVDTDTLSNYYLIKIINKNNYDLPFQFKVNKIAGRVKVVGNKELVLKKEAVTEYYFWVYTHKNQIKKRNTKIEVVLEDKNQKELDKSKTNFYGPY from the coding sequence ATGGATAATAGTGACAATGGAAGTGAATTTTTGAAACCAGAGACCTATCGTGACACGGTAAGCACAGTTACCATTGATGGTAAACGAAAGTGGATCTATGCCCTGAAGCCTAGTGGAAAATTTTATAACTGGCGAAGTATTCTAGCGGCTATTTATCTCCTAGCGTTTTTCATCATGCCATTTATCAAAATTGATGGTCAGCCTTTTTTGATGATCAATATAATCGAGAGTAAGTTTGTCATTTTCTCAAAGCCGTTTTGGCCGCAAGATTTTTACATATTTGCCTTTGGCATGATTACATTTCTCATATTTATTATCCTATTCACCGTTATTTATGGACGGGTTTTTTGTGGTTGGATTTGTCCGCAAACTATATTTATGGAATTTGTGTTTCGTAAGATAGAATGGTGGATCGATGGCAATCCTATGCAGCAACAAAAACTTCATCAAATGGAGTGGAATGCTGAAAAAATACGTAAACGAGTATTGAAAATAGTTATTTTCTTTCTAGTCTCTTTCCTAATAGCACATACTTTTTTATCCTATATATTGGGGGTAGATGAGGTTTTAAAAATACTGTCTGAACCCTTATCGGATCATATTCTTCTATTCCTAGGTTTATTATTTTTTACTTTTCTATTTTTCTCAGTCTATTATTTTGTAAGGGAAATAGTATGCACCACTATCTGTCCCTATGGCAGACTGCAAGGGGTCATGTTTGACAACAATACCATGCAGGTCGCCTATGATTATGTGCGTGGCGAAACCAGAGAGCGCTACAGCAAAAATCGTGAACGCCAAGGTGGAGACTGCGTAGACTGTCATAAATGTGTAGATGTCTGTCCTACAGGTATCGACATACGTAATGGCTTGCAAATGGAATGTGTAGGCTGTACCGCCTGTATTGATGCCTGCAATGAGATTATGGATAAATTTGGTTTTGAAAGAAATCTTATCCGCTTTGCTTCTAAAGAAAATATAGAGAAGAAAGAAGGTTTTAAATTTACTACCCGTGTCAAGGCTTATACTATCTTACTCACCATTCTAGCTGGCATATTGCTCACACTAATCTTCACCAGATCTTCCGTATCGAGTTATCTCAATAGGGTAGGGGGTCAACTATATCAGGAAGTAGATACAGATACCTTGTCGAATTATTATCTTATAAAAATTATCAATAAAAACAATTATGATCTCCCATTTCAGTTTAAGGTAAACAAGATAGCCGGAAGAGTGAAAGTGGTAGGAAATAAAGAATTAGTTCTCAAAAAAGAGGCTGTGACGGAGTATTACTTCTGGGTTTATACGCATAAAAATCAAATAAAGAAGCGAAATACTAAAATAGAAGTAGTTTTGGAAGATAAGAATCAAAAAGAATTAGATAAATCCAAAACAAATTTCTATGGACCATATTAA
- a CDS encoding FixH family protein produces MNWGKGLTIVIIAFIATMLGMVYIAFRQSNEMIEDNYYDREVKYQQIIDAKSNLKPLLNEFILADSLNFLYLKLPRPAASNIKNGELRMIKMDQASADNTLQILQEETKIDKSKIQKGLYHIKLNWESDSKSYFYEGDLLVEGLK; encoded by the coding sequence ATGAACTGGGGCAAAGGACTCACTATCGTCATTATCGCATTTATAGCTACTATGCTAGGCATGGTTTACATCGCATTCAGACAATCCAATGAAATGATCGAAGATAACTATTATGACCGTGAAGTCAAATATCAACAAATCATAGATGCTAAATCAAATTTAAAGCCACTACTAAACGAATTTATACTAGCAGACTCGCTGAATTTTTTGTATCTAAAGCTACCACGCCCAGCAGCAAGCAATATAAAAAACGGAGAACTTCGCATGATAAAAATGGATCAAGCTTCTGCAGACAATACCTTGCAAATCCTACAAGAAGAAACCAAAATAGATAAATCTAAAATTCAAAAAGGCCTTTATCATATCAAACTAAATTGGGAAAGTGATAGTAAGAGTTATTTTTACGAAGGTGATTTACTAGTTGAAGGTTTAAAGTAG
- a CDS encoding sulfite exporter TauE/SafE family protein: MYILLGLAMGFMGSMHCIGMCGPLVMSIHKIGSSHKPSIYYQFVYYIGKIISYVLIGILFGGVGQTFHLFLSQQKLSILVGISFILFFVWNKINTKTFSSTFSSKILPLTRFFSLLVQEKSALKMLFTGIGNGFLPCGFVYAAAAASIATGHVSDSILFMIGFGIGTIPALTSVIYFYRFLPEKAKIFFNHIYTYLLVIVGILLILRGLNLGIPYISPAYDTEKEEVHSCCHKEG, encoded by the coding sequence ATGTACATTCTTCTCGGCTTAGCTATGGGTTTTATGGGTTCGATGCACTGCATAGGTATGTGTGGCCCTTTGGTTATGAGTATTCATAAAATTGGAAGCTCACACAAGCCGAGCATTTACTATCAGTTTGTTTATTATATAGGAAAAATTATTTCTTATGTGCTTATAGGAATTCTATTTGGAGGAGTAGGACAGACGTTTCATCTCTTTCTATCGCAGCAAAAGCTTTCTATATTAGTTGGCATTAGTTTTATTCTATTTTTCGTATGGAACAAGATAAATACAAAGACATTTTCTAGTACTTTCAGTTCAAAAATTCTTCCTCTTACGAGATTTTTTTCATTGCTTGTTCAAGAGAAATCCGCTCTAAAAATGCTTTTTACAGGTATAGGAAATGGTTTTTTACCTTGTGGCTTTGTATATGCAGCGGCAGCGGCATCCATAGCTACTGGTCATGTATCAGATAGTATTTTATTTATGATAGGATTTGGGATAGGAACTATACCTGCTTTGACCAGCGTCATTTATTTTTATAGATTTCTGCCCGAAAAAGCCAAGATTTTTTTCAATCATATTTATACCTACTTACTCGTCATCGTAGGGATATTGCTTATTCTCAGAGGACTCAATTTAGGTATTCCTTATATCAGCCCAGCCTATGACACCGAGAAAGAAGAAGTACACAGCTGCTGTCATAAAGAAGGATAA
- a CDS encoding cobalamin-dependent protein (Presence of a B(12) (cobalamin)-binding domain implies dependence on cobalamin itself, in one of its several forms, or in some unusual lineages, dependence on a cobalamin-like analog.), producing MSSTAVDFQLKNKVKLVTAASLFDGHDAAINIMRRIIQSKGAEVVHLGHNRSVAEIVNTAIQEDANAIAITSYQGGHIEFFKYMYDLLKEHGCGHIKIFGGGGGTILPTEIEELHAYGIARIYSPDDGRAMGLEGMIIDLLSKCDFPTGAPESYLEYKSKDDFIKGFQNCDAKLLAKLISTAENFPECLEKDLKKFLPDSDKVAKSMVTKCPVLGITGTGGAGKSSMIDEIVRRFLFEFEDKKIAILSVDPSKRKTGGALLGDRIRMNSINNERVFMRSLATRQSNLALSKYVQAAVDILKYANFDLIILETSGIGQSDTEIVDHSDVSMYIMTPEFGAASQLEKIDMLDFADIVAVNKFDKRGAQDALRDVKKQIQRNLNHWDKDPDTMPVYGTIASQFNDPGTNELFINLMRVISEKWAAKVAANSQKN from the coding sequence ATGTCATCAACTGCGGTGGATTTCCAGTTAAAAAATAAAGTCAAATTAGTTACGGCGGCTTCACTCTTTGATGGACACGATGCTGCTATCAATATTATGCGGCGTATTATCCAATCTAAAGGTGCTGAGGTCGTTCACCTAGGGCATAATAGAAGTGTAGCAGAAATAGTAAATACAGCCATTCAGGAAGATGCCAATGCCATAGCTATTACTAGCTATCAAGGGGGACATATCGAATTTTTTAAATATATGTACGACCTTTTAAAAGAACATGGTTGTGGTCATATAAAGATTTTTGGAGGAGGAGGGGGGACCATACTACCGACAGAGATAGAGGAGTTACATGCATATGGTATAGCTAGAATTTATTCTCCTGATGACGGTCGCGCTATGGGGCTTGAGGGTATGATTATTGATCTTTTGTCCAAATGTGATTTTCCGACAGGTGCACCAGAAAGTTATCTTGAGTATAAATCCAAAGATGATTTTATAAAAGGATTTCAAAATTGTGATGCTAAACTATTAGCTAAACTCATCTCTACAGCTGAAAATTTTCCTGAGTGTCTAGAAAAAGATTTGAAAAAGTTCCTGCCAGACTCTGACAAGGTCGCAAAGTCAATGGTCACAAAGTGCCCTGTGCTGGGTATTACAGGTACTGGTGGAGCTGGTAAGTCTTCCATGATAGACGAAATAGTTCGCAGATTTCTGTTTGAATTTGAAGATAAAAAAATAGCCATTCTCTCTGTAGATCCATCGAAACGTAAGACTGGAGGAGCATTACTAGGCGATAGAATTCGGATGAACTCTATCAATAATGAACGAGTCTTTATGCGTTCATTAGCTACAAGACAGAGCAATTTGGCTCTTTCAAAATACGTACAGGCAGCAGTGGATATTCTTAAATATGCAAACTTCGATCTGATAATTTTGGAGACATCTGGTATAGGACAGAGTGATACAGAGATAGTAGATCACAGCGACGTGTCGATGTATATCATGACACCAGAATTCGGCGCAGCTAGTCAGCTTGAAAAGATTGATATGCTAGATTTTGCAGATATCGTAGCTGTGAATAAATTTGACAAACGTGGAGCCCAAGATGCATTGAGAGACGTGAAGAAACAAATCCAACGCAACTTAAATCATTGGGATAAGGATCCAGATACAATGCCAGTATATGGCACTATCGCGTCTCAGTTCAATGATCCAGGAACCAATGAACTTTTTATAAATCTCATGAGAGTGATTTCAGAGAAATGGGCAGCGAAGGTGGCGGCAAATAGTCAGAAAAACTAG
- the gldG gene encoding gliding motility-associated ABC transporter substrate-binding protein GldG — MQKLDKKTLWIRLAMVIAIIVLVNFIASFLYKRFDLTSEGRYSLSDSTINLLDKTKHKAYIKIYLDGEDLPSGFLRLRNATEDVLKEMNSESGGKIQYEFINPVKNATNEDERIKIQQELISKGLMPTQLRVKKEDGFKEQLIFPCLQVSVNGKSWPVQILENQVGYAPEYALNNSIISLEYKIANALKKLTDDKVYTIGIMQGHGELMPQELNDLANILTENNYEVNFYDVKQKVLSKQGDSLGSWFPQTTDLLIIAGPQKPFADVEKYRLDQYVMKGGKILWAIDAMDARMDYLRNDANMFLAHGLDLNLEDILFTYGVRVNKNLVQDGQQSAPIPILDEATKEPLLFPWLYSPLLTPSLEHPIGKNLDPVFAQFSSSIDLIQNDIKKTIILSTSQYGRAIPEPARVHLSAVKDKPDFKYFKQPHLPCGVLLEGKFTSAYKNQLGIDFVKKITEAGQAPKEMSVENKMIILSDADILRNHVSSKGEIYPLGFEQYSRQTFANKDFVLNCIEYLIDPNNLLATRNKEIKVRQLDAKRTKTEGSKWKMLNLILPLGLVILFAIVFNYLRRRKWTIAKLPK, encoded by the coding sequence ATGCAAAAACTAGATAAAAAGACTTTGTGGATTCGATTAGCTATGGTCATAGCCATAATTGTCCTCGTCAATTTTATTGCATCTTTTTTATATAAACGTTTTGATTTAACCTCAGAAGGTCGATACTCTTTGAGTGATTCTACAATAAATCTTTTGGATAAAACGAAACACAAAGCCTATATTAAAATCTACCTAGATGGAGAAGATCTTCCTTCAGGTTTTTTACGATTGAGAAATGCGACTGAAGATGTTCTCAAAGAAATGAATAGCGAAAGTGGTGGAAAAATTCAATATGAATTTATCAATCCGGTCAAAAATGCCACGAATGAGGATGAAAGAATTAAAATTCAACAAGAGCTCATTTCCAAAGGGCTTATGCCTACCCAGTTAAGGGTTAAAAAAGAGGATGGATTTAAAGAGCAACTCATTTTCCCTTGTCTACAAGTCAGTGTCAATGGGAAATCATGGCCAGTACAAATTTTGGAGAATCAAGTCGGCTACGCACCAGAGTACGCTCTGAACAATTCTATCATTTCACTGGAATATAAAATAGCGAATGCCTTAAAAAAACTAACCGACGACAAGGTTTATACCATAGGTATCATGCAAGGACATGGAGAACTTATGCCTCAAGAATTAAATGATCTAGCGAATATACTTACTGAAAACAACTATGAGGTCAACTTTTATGACGTCAAGCAGAAAGTATTAAGTAAACAAGGGGATAGCCTTGGTTCTTGGTTTCCACAAACGACGGATTTATTAATAATAGCGGGTCCTCAAAAACCATTCGCTGATGTAGAAAAATACCGCCTAGATCAATACGTCATGAAAGGTGGAAAAATATTATGGGCAATAGATGCGATGGATGCTCGCATGGATTATTTAAGAAACGATGCTAATATGTTTTTAGCCCATGGATTAGATTTAAATTTAGAAGATATATTGTTTACGTATGGTGTCCGTGTTAATAAAAATCTTGTTCAAGACGGACAGCAGAGCGCTCCCATTCCGATATTAGATGAAGCTACCAAAGAGCCTCTCCTATTTCCGTGGCTCTATAGCCCGCTGTTAACTCCCTCTCTGGAGCATCCTATTGGGAAAAATTTAGATCCTGTGTTTGCGCAATTTTCATCTAGTATTGACCTGATACAAAACGACATTAAAAAAACAATCATTCTTTCTACATCACAATACGGAAGAGCAATTCCAGAACCTGCGCGAGTACATTTATCTGCTGTCAAAGACAAGCCAGATTTTAAATACTTCAAACAACCACATCTTCCATGCGGTGTTTTACTCGAAGGAAAATTCACATCTGCCTACAAAAATCAATTAGGCATTGATTTCGTCAAAAAAATAACGGAGGCTGGTCAAGCCCCGAAAGAAATGAGTGTAGAAAACAAAATGATAATTCTATCCGATGCAGATATTCTCAGAAATCATGTTTCGAGTAAAGGGGAAATATATCCGTTAGGATTTGAGCAGTACAGTCGTCAAACATTCGCCAATAAAGACTTTGTATTAAATTGTATCGAATATCTGATAGATCCTAATAATCTTTTAGCTACTAGAAATAAAGAAATAAAAGTTAGGCAGCTTGATGCTAAGCGAACTAAGACAGAAGGAAGCAAATGGAAAATGCTGAATCTCATTTTACCTTTAGGTCTTGTAATTTTATTTGCCATAGTCTTTAACTATCTGCGCAGACGAAAGTGGACAATAGCCAAACTTCCAAAATAA